In one window of Helianthus annuus cultivar XRQ/B chromosome 17, HanXRQr2.0-SUNRISE, whole genome shotgun sequence DNA:
- the LOC110926442 gene encoding probable protein phosphatase 2C 52, which yields MGGCVSTNSRSFGGKRTRKTFSDQVTAFQHSSSAPNRIFANGKSRSSCIYTQQGRKGINQDAMIVWEDFMADDVTFCGVFDGHGPHGHLVARKVRDTLPVKLFSYLDSYESKKNRSATCICGNVDSGLDGGDGEEEKPELLWREAFLKSYKAMDKELKSHPNLDCFCSGSTAVTIVKQGSNLFVGSIGDSRAIMASKDINDSLVAVQLTIDLKPDLPREAERIKKCRGRVFALQDEPEVHRVWLPFDDAPGLAMARAFGDFCLKEYGVISIPEVSHRILTERDQFIVLASDGIWDVLSNEQVIEIVSSAPTRASAARLLVDSAAREWKSKYPTSKMDDCAVVCLFLDGKMDSESDNEEHGFSSTLQSNAGESDDGQNPEPYLQRNATVRSSEEHSGGLIREQNDIVLETKGETSLGVSEDQNWSGLEGVTRVNSLVQLPRFSEEQPRT from the exons ATGGGGGGTTGTGTCTCCACAAATAGTCGGAGTTTTGGCGGGAAGAGAACCAGAAAAACATTTTCTGATCAAGTTACCGCGTTTCAGCACTCGTCGTCGGCACCCAATAGGATATTTGCAAATGGGAAAAGCCGAAGTTCTTGTATATATACTCAACAGGGTCGTAAGGGAATCAACCAAGATGCAATGATCGTATGGGAA GATTTTATGGCTGATGATGTGACATTTTGTGGAGTATTTGATGGGCATGGGCCCCACGGACATCTTGTTGCGCGTAAAGTTCGTGACACGTTACCGGTGAAGTTGTTTTCTTATCTTGATTCCTATGAATCGAAGAAAAACCGGTCTGCTACTTGTATTTGTGGCAATGTGGATTCTGGATTAGATGGGGGTGATGGTGAAGAAGAAAAACCGGAGTTGTTATGGAGAGAAGCTTTTCTTAAATCATATAAAGCCATGGATAAAGAGCTAAAATCGCATCCCAATTTGGATTGCTTTTGTAGTGGTAGCACCGCAGTGACCATTGTTAAACAG GGATCAAATCTTTTCGTGGGGAGCATTGGAGATTCGCGTGCCATCATGGCATCTAAAGACATAAATGATTCACTCGTAGCAGTTCAGTTGACCATTGACTTAAAGCCGGATCTACCAA GAGAAGCTGAAAGGATTAAAAAATGCAGAGGTCGAGTCTTTGCATTACAAGATGAACCCGAGGTACATAGGGTCTGGCTACCGTTTGATGATGCCCCGGGCCTAGCAATGGCACGGGCTTTTGGAGATTTTTGTTTGAAGGAGTATGGAGTGATCTCGATTCCTGAAGTCTCTCACCGGATTCTCACCGAAAGAGATCAATTTATCGTTCTTGCTTCTGATGGG ATTTGGGATGTTTTAAGCAACGAACAAGTGATCGAAATCGTGTCATCAGCTCCAACTCGGGCATCAGCAGCAAGATTACTAGTCGACTCAGCTGCCCGTGAATGGAAATCCAAATACCCGACATCCAAAATGGACGATTGCGCAGTCGTTTGCTTGTTTCTGGATGGTAAAATGGATTCAGAATCAGACAACGAAGAACATGGGTTCTCTTCGACGCTCCAGAGTAATGCAGGCGAATCGGACGACGGCCAGAATCCCGAGCCATATCTGCAGAGAAATGCTACAGTGAGATCATCTGAAGAGCACAGTGGTGGTCTTATAAGAGAGCAAAACGACATAGTTTTGGAGACCAAAGGAGAAACCAGCTTGGGGGTGAGTGAAGATCAGAACTGGTCCGGGTTGGAAGGGGTCACTCGAGTCAACTCACTGGTTCAACTTCCAAGATTTTCAGAGGAGCAACCCAGaacttaa